One region of Carya illinoinensis cultivar Pawnee chromosome 8, C.illinoinensisPawnee_v1, whole genome shotgun sequence genomic DNA includes:
- the LOC122318405 gene encoding uncharacterized protein LOC122318405, with the protein MTLEDFFTLTEMKDGLTAPSRVAELLIVMQKEKDSVVKNVGDATRQWAAVASTIAATENKDCLDLFIQLDGLGFIDRWLKDAQKFDNDTSESFVEESITALLRAIEKLQIDNERSISSGIWISIKNLLGHNSSKVQDRARMLFDSWKHSEDYDSICQDVDGESRRLAEEDGVLSVLENPLARGSPNEENHVLEHARDSPLRKSDDLQPEKTDHVQIPDHTNQPGSHITSDDDDAKDGTPDSLPSSSNDLQENPSKKEESSTGVAEGTTSPSTRDVPVTTQCTEEVLSDLKLYESSENEKQVIKVDDSSENLGMIKVSSTSGALESRAACTGDDAASMQKSVREPALHDSVAANEGDAHWKTTALGDVRTPTSDFKSGLDDMRLTNHSSENVFKTTGQDGERYSNAYLDLSANGSISGKREDLDPTFSGMEDAVEADEEKEHASDEGGDLMNASDFPQPAMETEVPDVIDRRRSNIELEYGIVDALEVARQVAQEVEREVVDYREPSCSSSSEKTSEGGIRQPYSPNYINGKQDLPTGVAQDVPTGQSHSAEINPDGDGGSINSANLENGPENSTHDMESSQVTEAAQEPEANTEKGLCDFDLNQEVSSDETDCAVNPSTPISFVAASRPAAAPGLPVAPLQFEGSLGWKGCAATSAFRPASARRVPDIAKSLSIEGINDVSKQRHDWLDFDLNVAEGGDELGKQIPMSSGLPSGESSVEVSQMRSGRLKLDLNCIGDDGDAPVLNSIMGEQLSNNRNNHRSPSPASSSSSMQPFLRNIDLNDRPFHSDALDHGPSKLSQHINAYGGSKPDAPVISIMGTRVEVNRKEFLSQTPSLSNGKSTEPTMDTSIMRAGGVLGIGPTISYAHSPIFGYNGLATGPAMSFSSAMYGSSGPIPYMVDSRGAPVVPQIVGSASAVPSAYPQSTFIMSMNGVQPGINNVGQSRPNFDLNSGFMTEGGNRETTGFRQLFLPGQGRSLEEHLRTNLQPSSSSGIGPKRKEPDSAWESHPFNYKYQQPPWK; encoded by the coding sequence ATGACACTGGAGGACTTCTTTACTTTGACTGAGATGAAAGATGGGCTCACAGCCCCATCTCGAGTTGCAGAactcctcattgtaatgcagaAGGAGAAAGATTCGGTTGTGAAGAATGTTGGTGATGCAACCAGGCAGTGGGCTGCTGTTGCCAGCACTATTGCTGCCACGGAGAATAAAGATTGTCTTGATCTTTTTATTCAGTTAGATGGACTTGGTTTTATTGATAGATGGTTGAAGGATGCTCAAAAATTCGACAATGATACGAGCGAGAGTTTTGTGGAAGAGTCAATAACTGCACTGTTACGAGCAATTGAAAAGCTGCAAATAGACAATGAGAGATCAATATCTTCAGGGATTTGGATAAGTATCAAGAATCTTCTTGGCCACAATAGCTCTAAGGTTCAGGATAGAGCAAGAATGTTATTTGATAGCTGGAAGCACAGTGAGGATTATGATTCAATATGCCAGGATGTTGATGGTGAAAGTAGAAGGCTTGCTGAAGAGGATGGTGTGCTATCTGTTTTAGAAAACCCTCTTGCTAGAGGAAGTCCTAATGAAGAAAATCATGTGTTAGAACATGCCAGAGACTCACCTTTGAGAAAATCAGATGATCTCCAGCCAGAAAAGACTGATCATGTACAGATTCCAGACCATACTAATCAGCCTGGATCCCACATAACATCCGATGATGACGACGCTAAAGATGGGACTCCTGACTCTTTACCATCTTCGTCTAATGATTTGCAAGAAAACCCTTCTAAAAAGGAAGAATCCTCCACAGGTGTTGCAGAAGGAACTACTTCTCCCAGTACTCGTGATGTTCCAGTTACAACGCAGTGCACTGAGGAGGTACTTTCTGATCTCAAGTTGTACGAGTCATCAGAAAACGAAAAGCAGGTCATTAAAGTTGACGATTCTTCAGAGAACTTGGGCATGATCAAGGTCTCTTCTACTTCTGGTGCATTGGAATCTCGAGCTGCTTGTACTGGTGATGATGCTGCAAGTATGCAGAAGAGTGTGAGGGAACCTGCTTTGCATGACAGTGTTGCTGCCAATGAGGGGGATGCCCATTGGAAAACCACTGCCCTTGGTGATGTGAGGACACCCACTTCTGATTTTAAGAGTGGGTTAGATGATATGAGACTTACAAATCATAGCAGTGAAAATGTGTTCAAGACTACTGGTCAAGATGGTGAGCGTTATTCCAATGCTTATCTGGACTTATCTGCCAATGGGAGTATATCAGGAAAACGAGAGGATTTAGACCCTACTTTTTCCGGGATGGAAGATGCTGTCGAAGCTGATGAAGAAAAGGAGCATGCTAGTGATGAAGGTGGTGATTTGATGAATGCTTCTGATTTTCCCCAGCCGGCAATGGAGACTGAAGTTCCCGATGTGATTGACAGGAGAAGGTCCAATATTGAACTTGAGTATGGCATAGTTGATGCTCTAGAAGTTGCTCGGCAGGTTGCTCAAGAAGTAGAGAGGGAAGTGGTGGATTATAGAGAACCTTCCTGCAGTTCTTCTTCGGAGAAAACCTCAGAAGGTGGAATCAGACAGCCATATAGCCCCAATTATATAAATGGAAAGCAAGACCTCCCTACAGGGGTCGCACAAGATGTACCAACTGGGCAAAGTCATTCTGCTGAGATAAATCCTGATGGGGATGGAGGCTCAATTAATTCAGCTAATCTGGAAAATGGACCAGAGAACTCCACACATGATATGGAGTCCTCTCAGGTGACTGAAGCAGCTCAAGAACCAGAGGCTAACACAGAGAAGGGCCTATGTGATTTTGATCTGAATCAAGAAGTCTCCTCTGATGAAACAGATTGTGCGGTGAACCCCTCTACACCCATTTCTTTCGTTGCTGCTTCAAGGCCAGCAGCAGCTCCTGGATTGCCTGTAGCCCCTTTGCAGTTTGAGGGGAGTCTTGGATGGAAAGGATGTGCTGCTACTAGTGCTTTCCGTCCAGCATCTGCTCGCAGAGTTCCTGATATTGCTAAGAGTCTTTCTATTGAAGGAATCAATGATGTTTCAAAGCAGAGGCATGATTGGCTCGACTTTGATCTGAATGTTGCTGAAGGTGGAGATGAGTTGGGAAAACAAATTCCCATGTCATCCGGCCTTCCTTCTGGGGAATCTTCAGTTGAAGTGAGCCAGATGAGATCAGGGAGGCTGAAGCTGGATTTAAACTGTATTGGTGATGATGGCGATGCTCCAGTGCTGAATTCAATTATGGGAGAACAGCTCTCTAACAACCGGAATAACCATCGGAGCCCATCTCCTGCATCATCATCTTCGTCAATGCAGccttttttgagaaatattgatTTGAATGACAGACCTTTTCACAGTGATGCTTTGGATCACGGCCCCAGTAAGTTGTCTCAACATATAAATGCTTATGGTGGTTCTAAACCAGATGCTCCTGTTATTTCTATCATGGGCACCAGAGTGGAAGTCAATAGGAAAGAGTTTCTCTCTCAAACTCCATCGTTGTCAAATGGCAAGTCTACAGAGCCTACAATGGATACTAGCATTATGAGAGCAGGGGGCGTTTTGGGGATAGGCCCCACCATATCTTATGCCCATTCTCCGATTTTTGGGTACAATGGACTGGCAACAGGGCCTGCCATGTCTTTCTCCTCAGCCATGTATGGATCATCTGGCCCGATCCCATATATGGTGGATTCTAGAGGAGCCCCTGTTGTCCCTCAAATTGTGGGGTCTGCATCAGCTGTTCCGTCTGCCTACCCACAGTCAACGTTCATCATGAGCATGAATGGTGTGCAGCCAGGGATAAATAATGTCGGGCAGTCTCGCCCAAATTTTGATCTGAATTCTGGGTTTATGACGGAGGGAGGGAATAGAGAGACAACGGGTTTCAGGCAGCTTTTTCTTCCTGGACAAGGCAGGTCTTTGGAGGAGCACCTGAGGACCAACTTACAACCCTCTTCAAGCTCTGGCATTGGTCCGAAAAGAAAGGAACCAGATAGTGCATGGGAATCCCATCCGTTTAACTATAAATATCAACAACCACCGTGGAAATAG